DNA from Bradyrhizobium diazoefficiens USDA 110:
TACGCCGGATCAATCGCCGCCCCCCTCAGTGGACAAGAAGCCGCGGGTTCTCTGCACGATTGGTGAAAAACTCTGGCAGCAGCGGTGGGATACGATCGCTCCGGCGACCAATAGTCCGGCGATGAGCAAACCGGCGGCGAACAGTTCGTCGAGCAAGGAGGACGCGCTGCTCGACAAGAAGATCAAGGGCATCTGCCGCGGCTGCTAGGTGCTCCCGCTGGCCAGCGACCGGCCGTCGAGCCTTCGCGATGCCACCACTCTCCCATCCGTCCTGGATAGGTCCTTCCGCAGAGGTCGACTCCGCTCGAGCAGTCGAGATCCTGTCTCCCTGAGCGATGTTGCAGTCACGTCACACAGCGGTGCGAACCATCACCTGCGGCAATCCGCTTCAGTTGCTATTGCGAATTAATCGCAATAAGGTTTGCAGCAGACACGGGGACTTGGGAAGAAATCGCGTCGGATCGAGATCATCTCGGCCGATCGTGCGAACAACCGGAACCTGGTGACAGGATCGCCGCGAATCGGCAGGGATGTCGGCTGCGGCGGATGGGACACATTCGCGTTTTGGGGGCGTGCGTTTTGACGTTGAGAGGTCACCGTTACAGGTATTTGCGGACGGCCGCGGCAATCGCCTCGGGCGTGATGGTTTTGCCCGCCGCGAGCCGCGCGGCCGATCTGCCGCTGAAGGCACCGGCGCTGAAGACCGTCTATGACTGGACCGGCCTCTACATCGGCGCGCATGTCGGCGTCACCCGCGGCACGTCGTCGGCGACACTGATCGATCCGACGCTCGCGACCGACGACCATGTGTTTACCGGCGCGACCGGCGGCGTGCAGGCGGGCTACAACTGGCGCCTCAATTCGGGGCTCCTGCTCGGCGTCGAGGGCGACATCTCGTTTCCGAACTATCTGCCGTCCAACCACGTCGTGTCGTCGGCGGCGACCGTGCTGTCGAGCGCGGAGGAGCGCTGGGACTATGTCGCGAGCCTGCGCGCACGGCTCGGCTACACCACCGGCAACTGGCTGTTCTACGCGACCGGCGGCGCGGCCTTCACCGGCGAGCGTTTCCTGTCGACGCCGACCGGCGGCACTGAGGAGAAGGTGTTGCACACGCGGTTCGGCTGGACCGCCGGCGGCGGCGTCGAATATGCCTTCGCGCCGCACTGGAGCGCGCGGCTCGAATATCTCTACAGCAAGTTCGACAACGCCAACGTCACCTTCCCGTCCGGCGCGCAATATTCGTCGTCGATGGATTTCCAGAGCCTGCGCATCGGCCTCAATCGCAAGATCGACTGGCCGGGCGTGCCGACCTACAACCCGAAGTCCGACGTCACCGACACCGAGTCCAGCCGCTGGGAGATTCACGGCCAGTCGACCGTGCTGGGGCAGGGCTACCCCGCGTTCCACGCGCCCTATACCGGAACGAACAGCCTGCTCCCGTCGCCGGATTTTCAGCAGACCTGGAGCAATTCGCTCTATCTGAATGCGCGGCTGTGGGACGGCGGCGAGGTCTATTTCAATCCCGAGCTTCTGCAGGGCTTCGGCTTCAACAACACGACGGGCGCTGCGGGCTTTCCCAACGGCGAAGCGCAGAAGTCCGGCTTCCCCTATCCGCACTTCAACGCCTCTCGCCTGTTCGTGCGCCACACCTTCGGCTTCGGCGGCGAACAAGAAGAGCTTGCCAGCGGGCAGCTTCAGCTCGCGAGCAAAGTTGACGTCTCGCGCCTCACCTTGCAGGTCGGCAAGTTCTCCGTGGTCGACGTGTTCGACGGCAATTCCTATGCGCACGATCCGCGCAAGGACTTCATGAACTGGTCGATCTGGGCGTCCGGCGCTTTCGACTACGCCGCCGACAAGCTCGGCCTCGGCTACGGCGCGACCGCCGAATTGAACCAGAAGCAATGGGCGCTGCGCGCCGGCTACTTCCTGATCGATGCCGTCTCCAACTCGAACAATTTCGACATGAACGTCGGCCGTCGCGGCGAATATGTCATGGAGCTCGAGACGCGCTACTCGCTGTTCGGCCTGCCCGGCAAGCTGCGCACGCTCGGCTTCGTCAACAGCGCCTTCTCCGGCAGCTATCGCGAGACACTGGACAATCCCGCGTTCGGCGTCGACATCAGCCAGACCCGCCGCGGCCGCCTCAAATACGGCTACGCGTTCAACGTCGAACAGGCCATCACCGACGACATCGGCGTGTTCGGCCGCTGGAGCTGGAACGACGGCCGCAACGAGATCATGGCCTTCACCGACATCGACCGCAGCCTGTCCGGCGGCGTCTCGGTGAAGGGAACGAAATGGGGCCGGCCCGACGACGTCGTCGCCATCG
Protein-coding regions in this window:
- a CDS encoding carbohydrate porin, with protein sequence MVLPAASRAADLPLKAPALKTVYDWTGLYIGAHVGVTRGTSSATLIDPTLATDDHVFTGATGGVQAGYNWRLNSGLLLGVEGDISFPNYLPSNHVVSSAATVLSSAEERWDYVASLRARLGYTTGNWLFYATGGAAFTGERFLSTPTGGTEEKVLHTRFGWTAGGGVEYAFAPHWSARLEYLYSKFDNANVTFPSGAQYSSSMDFQSLRIGLNRKIDWPGVPTYNPKSDVTDTESSRWEIHGQSTVLGQGYPAFHAPYTGTNSLLPSPDFQQTWSNSLYLNARLWDGGEVYFNPELLQGFGFNNTTGAAGFPNGEAQKSGFPYPHFNASRLFVRHTFGFGGEQEELASGQLQLASKVDVSRLTLQVGKFSVVDVFDGNSYAHDPRKDFMNWSIWASGAFDYAADKLGLGYGATAELNQKQWALRAGYFLIDAVSNSNNFDMNVGRRGEYVMELETRYSLFGLPGKLRTLGFVNSAFSGSYRETLDNPAFGVDISQTRRGRLKYGYAFNVEQAITDDIGVFGRWSWNDGRNEIMAFTDIDRSLSGGVSVKGTKWGRPDDVVAIAGAINGLSQDHRDFIAAGGLGPLIGDGQLNYRRERVLETYYAYALNKALTFTADYQLIVNPAYNADRGPVSVFSGRLHGEF